Proteins from a single region of Natrinema amylolyticum:
- a CDS encoding thiamine pyrophosphate-binding protein, which yields MTPTDDSPPTETGSEQLYDALVDAGIDLLVGLPGTQTLPLDRTVDRRDDIRYMMARHETAIPHVAWGHYEAGGDVAATLTVPGPGDTNAMHGLKNALDDRVPLIHIAADADPEDRGKGPIHEIEPDTYDNVVKENYSIKRPVEFHQAVRTGIETALTPPCGPVRLGVPKPLLDAEFRSPPVTIDPPTSRFDGDEEYRAATRLLADAERPVVSLGVGARRSGDPDAIRALVERLDAAVVTSYKGKGVFPEDDPRWLGTTGSHLPAGAERALEAADVVLALGTRFDGVTTADWSLPMGESLVHVTLDSSRIDVAYDSDVAIVADVASAVDRLRDGLRSEAPRPDGAWDGAAVGDRVRAEYDEQLSDSGLLEDDVPIATAGALRTLRDVLPRETVVTTDIGGFRLWAKQTFETSEPETYVTAGSWAGMGVGIPAAIGAKLARPERPVVALTGDGGAMMCLQELHTAAAYDLDVLTILFNNEDYGIISKSPAIDQYAEGHRFDWSSPDFVAIAEGFGCRSETVQTLSGLESAVDAALAREDGPELIDVRVDPDEPTAASVADYDSELEF from the coding sequence ATGACTCCGACTGACGATAGTCCGCCAACCGAGACCGGCAGTGAACAGCTCTACGACGCGCTCGTCGACGCCGGAATCGACCTCCTCGTCGGGCTCCCCGGAACGCAGACGCTGCCGCTGGATCGAACCGTCGACCGACGGGACGACATCAGGTACATGATGGCCCGCCACGAGACCGCGATCCCCCACGTCGCGTGGGGCCACTACGAGGCCGGCGGCGACGTGGCCGCGACGCTGACCGTTCCGGGACCCGGTGACACGAACGCGATGCACGGACTGAAGAACGCGCTCGACGACCGCGTTCCCCTGATCCATATCGCCGCGGACGCCGATCCCGAGGATCGCGGCAAGGGACCGATCCACGAGATCGAACCCGACACGTACGATAACGTCGTCAAAGAGAACTACTCGATCAAGCGCCCGGTCGAGTTCCATCAGGCGGTCCGGACGGGGATCGAAACCGCGCTGACGCCGCCGTGCGGCCCGGTCCGACTCGGCGTTCCGAAGCCGCTCCTCGACGCCGAGTTCCGCTCGCCGCCGGTGACGATCGATCCACCGACGAGTCGCTTCGACGGCGACGAGGAGTATCGGGCCGCGACGCGACTGCTCGCCGACGCCGAGCGACCGGTCGTCTCCCTCGGCGTCGGCGCCCGCCGATCGGGCGATCCCGACGCGATTCGGGCCCTCGTCGAGCGTCTCGACGCAGCCGTGGTCACGTCCTACAAGGGGAAAGGCGTCTTTCCCGAGGACGATCCGCGCTGGCTCGGAACCACGGGCAGTCACCTCCCGGCGGGAGCGGAACGTGCGCTCGAGGCCGCGGACGTCGTGCTCGCGCTCGGCACCCGGTTCGACGGCGTGACAACTGCCGACTGGTCACTACCCATGGGCGAGTCGCTCGTCCACGTAACCCTCGACTCGAGTCGGATCGACGTCGCCTACGATTCGGATGTCGCGATCGTCGCGGACGTCGCCAGTGCGGTCGATCGGTTGCGGGACGGCCTCCGATCCGAGGCTCCTCGACCGGACGGTGCGTGGGACGGGGCGGCCGTCGGTGACCGCGTCCGTGCGGAGTATGACGAACAACTCAGTGACAGCGGCTTGCTCGAGGACGACGTACCGATCGCGACGGCAGGCGCGCTCCGGACGCTCCGCGACGTCCTGCCCCGCGAGACCGTCGTGACGACGGATATCGGCGGATTTCGGCTCTGGGCCAAGCAGACCTTCGAGACGTCCGAACCGGAGACGTACGTCACTGCCGGCTCGTGGGCCGGAATGGGCGTCGGTATTCCGGCCGCGATCGGTGCGAAACTCGCGAGACCGGAGCGGCCGGTCGTCGCGCTGACGGGCGACGGCGGGGCCATGATGTGTCTGCAGGAACTACACACGGCAGCGGCGTACGATCTGGACGTGCTCACGATCCTCTTCAACAACGAGGACTACGGAATCATCAGTAAGTCGCCCGCGATCGACCAGTACGCCGAGGGCCACCGATTCGACTGGTCCTCCCCCGACTTCGTCGCTATTGCGGAGGGCTTCGGCTGTCGGAGCGAGACGGTGCAGACGCTCTCGGGGCTCGAGAGCGCCGTCGACGCCGCACTAGCACGGGAGGACGGGCCGGAACTGATCGACGTCCGCGTCGATCCCGACGAGCCGACGGCCGCGTCGGTCGCCGACTACGACTCCGAACTGGAGTTCTGA